The Bdellovibrio sp. GT3 genome contains the following window.
TATCGCAAAGTTAAGCAATACCATATCGACCCTTCTGCAGCTCGCAAGAAGAAGACAGTGGTTGCGGCTTAATCGCTGCGTGTCCTTAAGAAATGTGCATTGATTAAGGAAGAATGGAAAAGTGGATTCCGCAAGGAGTCCATTTTTTCGTCAAGGGATTGAATGTTAAATAAAATCACCGCCATCATTCTTACGCTGGCCTGTGCCTATGGGGCCTTTCACTTCACGATCAATCGGTCCTTCGTGAACCCATATCCTGTGGTGTGTGATCTTGTCTCTGAAAAAATCTATCTGCCGAATGAAGAACTCAAAGACTGGCGTCGCACCTGCATGGAGCGAAGTCGCTATGTCACTCCTTACACCAAAAAAGATCTGATCCTGCGTGATATCAATTACGTTTTAGGATCGCTGCGTGTTTCGCATCTCGAGATTTACGACGCCCCTGATGTGCGCGGAATCTGGAGAGGCGAAGTCAAGGAGACGGGCCTCAGCGGAGAGTTCGTTGATAGCGAACTTGTTGTATTTAAAGTGCTCCCCCAGTCGCCAGCCGAGAGGCTTGGTTTTAAAAAAGGCGACGTCATCGTTAAAATCAACGGTGAACAACCCAGTTCCTGGGCGATGGAGTCCGAAGCCGGGGATTATCAAATCCGCAGAGGTGCGGAGGAGTTTTCCATTAAGCTTCATCCAGGAGTGGTGAAAAGAAATGAAAGTATTCAGCTTTCCCCGTTGAATTCCCGCATCGCGGTGATGGAAGTTCCGTCCTTCCGTGCGGAATTCTTCAAGGATGAAACACTCAAGACAATTGCAAATGATCTGAAAAAGTATAAGTCGGTTGTTGTTGATTTACGTAACAATGCCGGAGGCAACTTTGTCGCAGGATTGCGGTTCCTGTCATTGTTTGTCTGTGAACCCACGCTGATTGGAAAACTTGA
Protein-coding sequences here:
- a CDS encoding S41 family peptidase; translated protein: MLNKITAIILTLACAYGAFHFTINRSFVNPYPVVCDLVSEKIYLPNEELKDWRRTCMERSRYVTPYTKKDLILRDINYVLGSLRVSHLEIYDAPDVRGIWRGEVKETGLSGEFVDSELVVFKVLPQSPAERLGFKKGDVIVKINGEQPSSWAMESEAGDYQIRRGAEEFSIKLHPGVVKRNESIQLSPLNSRIAVMEVPSFRAEFFKDETLKTIANDLKKYKSVVVDLRNNAGGNFVAGLRFLSLFVCEPTLIGKLEKPKSKAGRAEMPDLLNDEKQLDILEKSREVSLKTFRNPACYSGAVKVLVDGRTSSVAEMVAQGLKEYRGALLRGTSSRGQLLVGVWYPMDEVGPGVQISIPEALYISGKGHRIEGQGVQLDKVLYYNLQQMQAGIDSWVNSYQD